AGCGCACTGACATAAAGTTAAAAATCCTGCATCTGATCAATTCAGACGATGATCTCGGTAAGAACGATACCGTTTGGATACCAGGCGGAAAGCCATTACACGGATCCGGCCCTGGCTGACGACTGCTCTCTTTTGATCACAATAGGAGGTGACGATCTGAAGCGCGCCGATTCAGACGGCCTTGCAGAGATGCTGGCGTTCAGGGAGCATATGACAATACGCTCTCTCGTCGCAGGGGAGGATGTGGCCCTGCTAAGGACGACAAGGTCTGCCATAATGAGAATCGCTGATTCGAGAGATGTGGAGGAGGAGTCCGATATAATATCAAAGATCAGCAGTGCTGTCGAAAACTACATGTCCGGAGGCATAAGGACCATAAAATGCAAGAGCTTCACGATTGACTTTACAGGCACGAGAATCATGGGTGTGCTCAATGTAACCCCCGATTCATTCTCCGACGGAGGGAAATATTTCAACAAGGAGACTGCGGTGTCCAGGGCGGCACAGATGGAAGAGGAAGGGGCCGATATTGTAGACATAGGCGGAGAATCCACAAGACCCGGCGCCGCGCCTGTCACACCCAGTGAGGAACTGAACAGGATCATTCCAGTCATCAGGGAGGTGCACTCGAAGATTGACATACCGATTTCTGTTGACACATATCATCCAGAGGTTGCAAAGGCCGCTTTGCGGGCGGGCGCTTCAATTGTGAACGATGTAACCGGCCTGCGTTCGCCGCAGATGAGACGCCTTCTCGGCAGGGAGGACTGCCCGTTCGTTCTGATGCACATGAAGGGAAATCCGCAGACCATGCAGGCCGGACCGGTCTACGAAGACGTGGTATATGAGGTAATCAAGTTCATAGCAGGCAGCCTTCAGACTGCGGAGGACGATGGCGTGGACACATCGAAGGCAATAATAGACCCGGGCATCGGCTTCGGCAAGACTTACCAGCACAATCTCACGATATTGAACAGGCTGGACGAATTCCGCTCCCTAGGCCATCCTGTCCTTGTGGGAACCTCGAGGAAATCATTCATAGGGCACATCACTCAGGAGAGCGGCAAAAGAAGACTTGAGGGGAGCATCGCCTCTGCTGTCTGCTCCATGATAAAGGGGGCAGGAATGCTGAGGGTGCATGATGTTCTTGAGACATCCATGGCGATATCGGTTGCCAGAAGCATAGCCTCCGGAAGGATGCACGTGAGGCGCTGATGGCAGGATGCAGGGCGGACTGCCGCCGTCACACAAAAAATCTTCTGAATGAATCCCATCTGGCAGCATCGACGTATTTTTTTCTAACTCCTTCGGAAAGCGGAACTTCAACGATCTCTGTTCCCCTTACTGCGACCATTATTCCAAACCTTCCGCCTCTAGCGGCGTCAATTGCCCTGAGACCAAGGAGAGAAGTCATCACCCTGTCGTAGGCATCAGGCGGAGTGCCCCTGATGGTGTGGCCCAGCACGGTGGCCCTGGTCTCGAGACCTGTCTTCTCCTCAATCAGCCTTGCAAGATATGAAGCGTTGCTTTCCCCCTGTGCCTTTGCAATGAGCTCATGGCCGAATTCGTCCTTCTCCGAAACACCTCTCGATGCGAATTTCACTCCTTCTGCAACAACGATGGTGCTGCCTTTCCCCTTCCTGTGGCGCAGCACGACTGTCCGTGCGATTTCATCGATGTCTGCCTGAAATTCGGGGATTATTATGAAATTGGCGCCAGCGGCGATGCCGGCGTAGGAGGAAATCCAGCCCGCATCGCGCCCCATTACCTCCACAACCATCACCCTGTTATGCGATCTGCCTGTGGTTTTCAGGCTCTCTATCATACGCATTGCTTCATCTACCGCAGTGAAGAAACCAAACGAATAATCGGTTCCGGCGAGATCGTTGTCTATCGTTTTGGGGACGCCGATAACATTTTCTCCAGCCTTTGAAAGTTCCGAAGCCACTCCGAGCGTGTCGTCACCGCCCACGGCTATCAGTGCGTCAATTCCCAGCACCCCGATATTTCTCCGCACGGTTGCGATGCCATCCTTTCTCTTCGCCGGATTTGTCCGTGAGGTCCCGAGGACTGTTCCTCCCGTGCCGCCAAGATCCTCGAAATCGCCATAACTTATTTCCGAGGCATCCGGCTCAAGGAGCCCTGCCCATCCGTTCCTTATCCCCACGACAGCTATACCGAACTCTTCCGCGCCTCTCAGAACGCCCCTGGTCACCGAATTCAGGCCGGCGCAGTCTCCGCCGCCGTTAAGAATACCGACCTTCAAGCCATCACGCCGTTTTCAGCTGGTGCCCGGCCTTGCCCTCTATGACCAGCGAGTTCAGCTTTCCGGAAAGGCCCAGCGGATCATCGCTCTGCCATACGTTGCGCCCGACCGCGAGGCCGGCGGCGCCGGCAGCAACGCAGTCGGCAGCCTGCTGGAGAAAGTCGGCCTCATCCTTTGTCTTCTTGCCGCCCGCCATATAAACAGGTATCTTCCCGGCGGACTTCACGGCCCATGAGAAGGTCTTCCTGTCGCCCGTGTACTTGATCTTGGCCGCATCCGCCCCGAGTTCAAGCGCTGTCCTGGCGGAATAGGCCACAAGTTCAGGCGACGTGTCATTTTTCACGTATTCCCCGCGCGGATATATCCACAGGACTGCCGCCAGTCCGATGCTGTGCGCCTCTTCCTCTATTCTCCCGAACTCGGCCATCATTTCGCCTTCGAATCTGCTGCCTATGTATATCGTATAACCGATGGCCGAAGCACCGAGTTTACCTGCATAATCCACCGAACAGTTCTGTCTCGCAACCGGGTCCCCACCATAGACTGCCGTTTTGCCGTTTACCTTCAGCAGGAGCGGCACATCTATCAGCTCATGATAATTCTCCGCAATTCCCTTCTGGCATACAAATGCATCGAACCCCCCCCTGTTTGCTATATCTATGACATATGCAGGATCGACATTCTTTTCGTTGAAATCTGTCGGACCGTGTTCAAGTCCCTGATCGTATGCAAGTATAAGCGAGTGTCCGTTCCTCATAAATCTGCTCATTCTTCCCAATGTAACCTCTCCTTTGTCTTCCTGTTAAAGATTGGATTACCTGTTATAATAGGTTTCTTCTACTGCAGGTATTGCCCAGGCGATACCAGGAACTGACGCAGGACACTCCCGGCGCGGCCGGAGCCAATAAGATTTATAAAGCACCGACAGGTTTGTCAAAAATATGGATGACGGGGAATTGGCCCGGAAATTAAAACTCGCGGGCTCCGTTGTAATGATGATCGTGGGCATTTCATTCTACTATGGCTACGCTGTAACCTACGGGGAGTGGAACATACTCCAGAAGGGGAATGAGGGTGTCTACTCGATCTTCCTTTTCTTCTTCGGCCTTGGTTTCCTGGGTTTTCTGCTTTTCAGAAAGAAACCTGTGCGCAGTTGATCTATCCGTGCTATGCCGCTCCGGCTACATCGTCCTGGCAACAATGGCTACAGTGTCCGAATCTCTGCCGCATATGACGCACTTGCCGTGGGCCGCTTCTTCCCCTACTGGCGTACCCAGAAGACTTGCACCGCTTCTCTCTTCTATCTTCCTGCCGCAACCTTCCTCTCCGCACCAGTGCATCCTGTTGTAGCCGTCCCGGATATTTTCCGGGGAATCCACTTCGAATTCCATCCTTGAAACTTCATCCTTCGCCTTTTCCAGTATGGACAGAGAAATGTCTGCTAACACGGAGGAAAGTTTTCTGCCCAGGACGGGGATCGAAATTTTGAATTTTTCTCCTGTATCCCTTCTGACGGCAGTGACGCAATTTTCCTCCAGTTCCCTGCGGCCCACCTCGAGCCTGAGCGGTACCCCCTTCCTTTCCCAGTAATAATACTTGTTTCCAGGCCGTATATCCCTGTCATCGATCTCGACCCTGTAACCGAGCCGCCTGATCTTTGAGTATACCTTCCTTGCCCCGGCAGTGATAGATTCGGCCTCCCCCTTCACCGGCACAGGCACTACAAGTATC
The genomic region above belongs to Candidatus Sysuiplasma jiujiangense and contains:
- a CDS encoding aldolase; the encoded protein is MSRFMRNGHSLILAYDQGLEHGPTDFNEKNVDPAYVIDIANRGGFDAFVCQKGIAENYHELIDVPLLLKVNGKTAVYGGDPVARQNCSVDYAGKLGASAIGYTIYIGSRFEGEMMAEFGRIEEEAHSIGLAAVLWIYPRGEYVKNDTSPELVAYSARTALELGADAAKIKYTGDRKTFSWAVKSAGKIPVYMAGGKKTKDEADFLQQAADCVAAGAAGLAVGRNVWQSDDPLGLSGKLNSLVIEGKAGHQLKTA
- a CDS encoding ATP-dependent 6-phosphofructokinase, with the protein product MKVGILNGGGDCAGLNSVTRGVLRGAEEFGIAVVGIRNGWAGLLEPDASEISYGDFEDLGGTGGTVLGTSRTNPAKRKDGIATVRRNIGVLGIDALIAVGGDDTLGVASELSKAGENVIGVPKTIDNDLAGTDYSFGFFTAVDEAMRMIESLKTTGRSHNRVMVVEVMGRDAGWISSYAGIAAGANFIIIPEFQADIDEIARTVVLRHRKGKGSTIVVAEGVKFASRGVSEKDEFGHELIAKAQGESNASYLARLIEEKTGLETRATVLGHTIRGTPPDAYDRVMTSLLGLRAIDAARGGRFGIMVAVRGTEIVEVPLSEGVRKKYVDAARWDSFRRFFV
- the folP gene encoding dihydropteroate synthase, with amino-acid sequence MSGGIRTIKCKSFTIDFTGTRIMGVLNVTPDSFSDGGKYFNKETAVSRAAQMEEEGADIVDIGGESTRPGAAPVTPSEELNRIIPVIREVHSKIDIPISVDTYHPEVAKAALRAGASIVNDVTGLRSPQMRRLLGREDCPFVLMHMKGNPQTMQAGPVYEDVVYEVIKFIAGSLQTAEDDGVDTSKAIIDPGIGFGKTYQHNLTILNRLDEFRSLGHPVLVGTSRKSFIGHITQESGKRRLEGSIASAVCSMIKGAGMLRVHDVLETSMAISVARSIASGRMHVRR